The following coding sequences lie in one Miscanthus floridulus cultivar M001 chromosome 9, ASM1932011v1, whole genome shotgun sequence genomic window:
- the LOC136480832 gene encoding uncharacterized protein — translation MDHQTARAQPDLFHGAFHGHRVEGHHQVVLMLHVFSNHLDFLAEKAAKKAAAIDPPPDENIVEEQNQEDRVQVEKIADHLPSPPLASPPPPASKPPAYDINHLAYDPGERLPIEDYPVNDQDAIRRAYITKGACKPYIHDFPYRNIGGVPCRFSIQWLYNYEWLEYSVKKDSAFCFICYLFKKGSGSKTFIVDGWNNWNIGNTTLLKHSGSRAHKAAQERYIGFMNPKVAIDYNIDKWSEEELRLYKKRLTYSLRCIKFLLHQGLAFRGHDESEESSNRGNFIELLKFLAGNSEEVNKYVLNNAPDDTTSLSLKKAIEVLLRRDKDILNAISLVNVAKSRMQELRSNGLDNFLQKVTSFCIKHGVEVPAMDGAYVPYGKSARQELDNYIDDMRQDASFQGLDNIVDLSVKFVETKGHKVYDMVYLLLKLILLLPVATASVERVFSALVIVKTKSRNKIGDTVLDDCLVTFIDTVLDDCLVTFIERDIFFQVNEDDIMETFMSMRKRRINK, via the exons ATGGACCATCAGACTGCCCGTGCACAGCCAGATCTGTTCCACGGTG CCTTCCATGGTCACAGGGTCGAAGGGCACCACCAGGTTGTCCTTATGCTTCATGTATTCAGCAATCACCTCGACTTTCTTGCAGAG AAAGCAGCAAAGAAGGCGGCTGCTATTGACCCACCTCCGGATGAAAATATTGTGGAAGAGCAGAATCAAGAAGATAGAGTACAAGTTGAAAAAATTGCAGATCATTTGCCCTCGCCCCCGCTAGCATCACCGCCACCGCCCGCATCAAAGCCGCCGGCGTATGACATCAATCACCTAGCATATGATCCAGGAGAAAGGCTGCCCATTGAAGATTATCCtgttaatgatcaagatgcaatcCGTAGAGCATATATTACTAAAGGTGCTTGCAAACCTTATATACATGATTTTCCATACCGAAACATTGGAGGCGTACCTTGTCGATTCAGTATACAATGGTTGTATAATTATGAGTGGCTTGAATATAGTGTCAAGAAGGATTCTGCATTTTgcttcatatgctacttgttcaaGAAGGGCAGTGGGTCAAAAACTTTTATTGTTGATGGATGGAATAATTGGAATATAGGAAACACAACACTTCTCAAACATTCTGGTTCTAGGGCACATAAAGCAGCTCAAGAGAGGTACATTGGTTTTATGAATCCCAAGGTAGCAATTGATTATAACATTGACAAGTGGAGTGAGGAGGAGCTTCGTCTTTACAAGAAAAGATTGACATATTCACTTAGatgtatcaagtttcttttgcatcaaggattggcattccgtggacatgatgaaagtgaagagtcTAGCAACAGAGGCAACTTCATTGAACTTTTAAAGTTTCTTGCAGGAAATAGTGAAGAAGTGAACAAGTATGTCTTGAACAATGCACCAG atgatactacctcTTTGTCACTTAAGAAAGCAATTGAAGTTTTACTT AGAAGGGATAaagatattcttaatgcaatctcacttgttaatgtggcaaagaGCAGAATGCAGGAGTTGAGGTCTAATGGTTTGGATAATTTTCTTCAGAaggtcacttctttttgtattaaacatggtgttgaagttcCTGCTATGGATGGTGCTTATGTGCCTTATGGAAAATCAGCACG tcaagagcttgataattatattgatgacatgcGACAAGATGCTAGCTTTCAAGGTCTAGACAAcattgttgatctctcagttaagTTTGTTGAAACAAAGGGGCACAAAGTGTATGATATGGTGTACTTGCTTCTCAAATTGATATTGCTTTTACCAGTGGCAACTGCgagtgttgaaagggtattttctgcatTGGTTATAGTGAAAACAAAGTCAAGGAATAAGATAGGTGATACTGTTTtggatgattgtctagtcacATTTATTGATACTGTTTtggatgattgtctagtcacatttattgagcgggatattttcttCCAAGTTaatgaagatgatataatggagACATTCATGTCAATGAGAAAGCGGCGGATAAACAAGTAA